Genomic segment of Chitinispirillales bacterium ANBcel5:
AAGATAATCATCTAGCCCCGAAGGGGCGCGACTCAATTTTCATTCCTGCGTACCAAACAAAATAATTCTTCAATAATAAGGCGTCGGGCATTTTCCCTGCAAAATCAGGGGCATTATAACCCTTTTTTATACGAATGTTAACCTTGGGGTTTTTCCTGCGCACCAAAGGTGCACAATTCTATAGCCAGGGGCAACGCCCCTGGTGACAGTAAAAATAATTATCTAGCCCCGAAGGGGCGCCACTCAAATAAGGCGTCGGGCATTTTTCCTGCAAAATCAGGGGCATTATAACCCTTTTTTATACGAATGTTAACCTTGGGGTTTTTCCTGCGCACCAAAGGTGCACAATTCTATAGCCAGGGGCAACGCCCCTGGTGACAGTAAAGATAATCATCTAGCCCCGAAGGGGCGCGACTCAATCCCAAACATATTTTTCATCATATTCAATTTTGTATAGTTCCAAAAACTTTCTGTACTCTTGCTGAAATGTAACAACTTTATGATGTTCCTTCTGAATCTGTATGTATCGAATTAATTTCTCAATTTGTGATTCTCCGATTGAAAAAGCACCGTACCCGCTCTGCCAGGAAAAAATTGGAACCCCCACGTTTTTCATCCATTTTGAGGTTGATTTTTTTACCTCTTCCATAAGATCACACAACGCTACGGTTCGTGAATGGCAGCAAAGTATATGAACGTGATCAGCGGCACCACCAGTTTGTAATGAAGGGCATTTCAGGTTGCTTAAAATTGCTGTTATATAGGCGTACAATCGTGGTTGGAGATCATCGTTTATCAATGGTGTTCGGTTTTTAGTGCTGAATACAAGGTGAAGCAGGATACGTGATAATGATTGGGGCATAAATACGATCCTTTGTTGCGCCCCTTTGGGGCTTCAAAATTATTCCTTTTTGGTCCAGGGGCGCTGCCCCTGGCTATAGAATAACGCCCCTTTGGGGCTCATTTTAATCTGTATCAGCCATCTCACTAAGCACTCCCGCTGTGCCCTCAGGATCTAAAAGGTGAAGATCATGTTCGGTGGCAATCTCACGGTACAGCCAACCCTCGCTCTTTGCTTTCCTGGCAAACGGAATCAAAAAGCCTGCTTCAGATTGGGTGCAGTGAACAAACCCATGTTGCACTCGATCGACATCACCGCTGAGGTGTATCGGTTCTGTGTTTGTGTTTAGTGGCTGTGGACGCATGCGCTTTATGTAGTTCTCCCGAACGCTCTCCGGAATTACTCCTTCAGGGGGATAGACTACCGATGGGTAGGGTATCATCTTACCATCCAACTCTTTTGCGGACCGCATTAGTGTTTCTGCTACTTCCGGTGGAACAAGATCTATGAGGCGATCACCATCCCGGGGAAAAAAAGCATCGATATAAGTTAACAGTTTTACCTTTTCAGGTATGCGGTCTGCCACCCCGGTAATGACCATGCCACTGTAACTGTGTCCACACAGTATAACATCACTGAGCATTTCGAACTGAAACAGTGCCAGTATATCCTCGATATGATCTGACAAACCGATATCGGTACCGATGTGGGACCGTTCACCCAAACCGGTAAGGGTAGGGGTGAAAACCTCATGACCCCGCTGTCTGAGCAGCCCGGCAACAGGTGTCCATTCCCATCCACCACCCCAACCACCGTGGACTATCACAAATGTAGCCAAAGAGAGCCTCCTTAAAAGTACAATCTTGATTACTGAACTATGCCCACCTTTATGCAAAAAGTGAGCCATGATTTGGAGCTTTCTGCATATAACCAATTTTCATTGCAATCATTTTCCCCTGCTGTTTCGTTCCTCCTTCTACTTTGCCGCTATTTGTTCTTTAATCACCCCCTCAGCCTTCCTGCTTAGATGATGGCACCGATATCTCCTTCTTTTTTTTCCACTTAATCCGGCATTTTTATTGCAAAAGATACATCTGTTAGCCAAAACCGGGTTAAGCTTTCGGCTGGAAAATCGGATAGTGCTTTGCCTGTGGTTGTGCTAAGCAGTATATTATTCTTAGAAGATGATAATCATTATCAATAAACCCCGGTCTCTTATCGGGGCAAAAAAAGAGGCTACAACTAAAGCTTCTACTATCGGATCTGGCTGACAGAAAAGCAAGGATGGTAAAGATGAACAATCGTAATCAACCAGGAAAAGAGCAGGAAGTACTTCGCAAACCATTCAGGCCAGGCAACTGGAATAAGGAGATCGACCTTCGGGACTTTATCCAGCGCAACTACACCCCTTATACCGGTGATGATACTTTTCTCAAGGGGCCAACCGGGCGGACCAAAGCAGTCTGGCAAAAGACGACAGTTTTGCTCTCCCAGGAGCTCAAAAGAGGCGGCATGTATGATCTTGATGTTAAAACGATCTCCACAATTGTCAGCCATAATCCAGGATATATCGATAAGGATAATGAGCTGATTGTTGGCGTGCAGACCGATGCGCCGCTTAGACGGGCGATCATGCCCTATGGTGGTATCAGAATGGTTGAAAAGGCCGCCCAAGCCTATGGCTACAAACTGGACCCCACAGTAAAAGAGATTTTCCAGCAGTATCGCAAAACTCATAATGACGCGGTTTTTGACGCCTACACCAGTGAAATGAAAGCTGCAAGAAATGCGGGTATTATTACCGGGCTTCCCGATGCCTATGGACGGGGGAGAATAATTGGCGACTACAGGCGGGTCCCGCTCTATGGAGTAGACCGACTCATTGAGGATAAGCAGGAGCAGCTCGAGTCCCTTGAACTGGATTTAATGGAAGAAAATACCATAAGGGCCAGGGAAGAGATCTCTGAACAGATCAGAGCATTAAAAGAGCTTATTGAGATGGCTAAAAGTTATGGTTATGATATAACCCGGCCCGCACAATCGGCCAAAGAAGCGGTGCAGTGGCTTTATTTTGCCTATCTTGGTGCAGTGAAGGAACAAAATGGTGCTGCCATGAGCATCGGGCGTATCAGTACGTTTCTTGATATCTATATGGAAAGGGATATCCAGGCGGGGGTACTAAGCGAAAAAGAGGCGCAGGAACTTATCGATGATCTGGTGATAAAGCTTCGTTTGGTCAGATACCTGCGTACACCCGATTATAATGAACTCTTTTCCGGTGATCCGACCTGGGTGACCGAAGTGATCGGTGGTACCGGAATGGATGGGCGGACACTGGTTACCCGAACCAGTTTTCGAATCCTGCAGACCCTTTTCAATCTTGGACCGGCACCGGAGCCAAACCTGACAGTGCTGTGGTCAAAAGACCTGCCGCAGGGTTTTAAGGATTTCTGTGCAAAAGTCTCTATAAAAACAAGTTCCATTCAATACGAAAATGATGATCTCATGCGTCGGTACTGGGGTGATGATTACGGTATTGCCTGTTGTGTTTCAGCCATGCGAATAGGTAAACAGATGCAATTCTTTGGTGCCAGATGTAACCTGGGTAAAGCGCTTCTTTACGCGATCAATGGGGGCCGGGATGAGATGAGAGGCATACAGGTGGGGCCGCGTTTTGAACCGATTCTCAGTGAATATCTGGATTATGATGAGGTGATGAGTAAGTTTGATGCTTATCTGGAGTGGCTTTCACTGCTGTATATCAACACACTAAATGTTATCCACGCTATGCATGATAAATACGCCTATGAACGTATTCAGTTTGCGCTCCATGACCGGGACATATTCAGGACCATGGCTTGTGGAATCGCCGGATTATCCGTTGTCGCTGATTCTCTCTCGGCAATGAAACACTCTAAAGTTAAGGTGATCCGTGATGAATCCGGGATGGCTGTCGATTTTGAAGTAGAGGGAGAGTATCCAAAGTTTGGCAATAACGATGACAGAGCGGATCAGATAGCGGTTGATCTTATTGAGCGGTTTATGAAAAAGCTATACAAACGTACTACGTATCGTAACTCCAAACCAACCCTTTCTGTGCTTACTATCACATCCAATGTTGTGTATGGAAAGAAAACGGGGAGCACTCCTGATGGCAGAAAAGGTGGTGAACCATTTGCCCCCGGTGCAAATCCCATGCATGGCCGTGATTCAAAGGGAGCTTTGGCATCACTGGCGTCTGTGGCGAAACTTCCGTATGCCTATGCTCAGGATGGTATCTCCTATACCTTTTCCATTGAGCCGGCATCACTTGCCAAATCCGAATCCGATCAGATAAAAAATTTGCGATCATTGCTCGATGGATATTTCGCGCAGATGGGGCATCATATAAATGTCAATGTTCTTGACCGGGCCATGCTGCTGGACGCAATCGATCATCCGGAAAAATACCCTCAGCTTACGGTAAGGGTTTCGGGATACGCGGTAAATTTCACCAAGCTTACCCGGGAACAGCAGCTTGATGTTATTAACAGGACTTTTCATGCTAAGTTTTAGCCACAGAGGTGTCGGTAAAGATGACTTCACCTATAGCAAGAGTTGGTACTATTCACTCGATCGAGACCTTTGGAACTGTAGACGGGCCGGGGATACGGTATACCATTTTTTTTCAGGGCTGTCCTCTGCGGTGCAGGTATTGCCATAACCGGGATACCTGGAATACCGAAGGGGGGCGGCAGGTAACAATTGATGAGCTTCTGGAGGAGATAGAGCAGTACCGGCCATTTCTGGAATCTTCAGGGGGCGGGGTTACCGCTACCGGTGGTGAACCCCTTCTGCAGGCTGAGTTTTTGTGTGAGTTATTTAGTGAACTAAAGGCCAGGGAAATCCATACAGCACTGGACACTTCTGGTTTTACAGCGATCACTCCTGTTGTCAGGCAGCTTCTTGAGGTAACAGATCTGGTGTTACTGGATATCAAACATATAGATGAAGAGAAACACAAAAAGTTGACTTGTGTTTCCAATGGATGGATTTTGGAGTTTGCGCAGTATCTTTCGCGGAACAATAAAACGATGTGGATCAGGCACGTTGTTCTGGAAGGGTATTTTGAAGACGATCAGAGCGATCACCGTCTGGCTGAATTCGTTAGAAAACTATCCAATGTGGAGAGAGTTGAGCTTTTGCCGTATCATTCAATGGGGGCTTTTAAATGGGAAGCGCTGGGTCTTGAATATCCTCTGGAGGGAATCGAACCGCCCTCTGCGGAGAAGATGGAGGCGGTTGTTGAGATATTCAGGGCTCATGGTATTGAGGTTACGGTTTAGAAAATGCTGTTTTAATTGAGTAAGACCTGTTCGGACAGCACTATTACCCGTAGGTTGTAAAAATACATATATTGACTAGCCCCTTGCCTCGCAGGGGCTATCTGTTTGAGTTTCACTCACACCCGCCCGGTGGACACGGCGCCGGCACAAATGTAGAATGCCCGTTGTCCATGCGAGAATAGAGCGAAGACCCTTCACCCTTTGGGACCTCCCCTTCGCAGATGCTACCGCAGGTGGCGCTGAAGGCAGCACTGTTGTTTTCGGTTACAGAGAACATCCGAAAGTCTCCCCGTTCATACGCCATAAATGAGTTATGATAGAGTGTTCCATTATCATCTATGGCATAGAGGTAATCGGCTGTATAGCCGTCTGAATGCGTAATGCGCAGGAAGGTGTTGTTGACTGTAAACCATTCGCCGTTGGCAAGCATTACGCTGCTTGATCGTTGATTGACGGTGAACCTGAATTCATCAGGGTCTATGTCTTTTCTGTAGTGGTGTACTCCTCCGGCGCTGCTGTTGTCCTGGAACCATCCATGGTCTGGTCCGTCGAGTAGCCGTGGGTCTTGCTCTCTGGCCGACTCCGGAATGTTGATCATGTCCACCATTCTATAGTTATCACCGGCAGAAGCTGCTAATTGGGCTCCGCTCTGCAGATCGGATATGGAAGGTTTTTCGTAATAATCGGTGGACTCTTTTACTATTCTTCCTATGTAGCCGCGGCTTCCGAAACCGAAGCCCTGATCGGAAATAAGAGAAGCCTGAGTTTCATCAAGAAAGATATAGGCAAAATGTACACTGGATCCTGAATTGGGAACAAACACAAACGCAATGTTATTTGAAGTAAACCACTGACCGTTAGTGGTGCCTAATCGTGCGGTTCCGTCCTCCCAAACCCTTAGATCAAAACTACCTATGGCTATTGAACCTACCGTCCAGTGTGCATCGCTGCCGGTTACCCAGCGTGGATCGCGGTAAGAATTCACCGGTTCGTCCCCCATCTGCGGAGCGCTAAGTTCGCATGGTGGAACCATCTCCGGCGGGTAGTTCATCTCAGCCGAGACAGCCAAACGCAACGCGGGACCTGCACCTTCAATTGAGCGGATCAGGCGTCCTGTAATATTGTCGACTGTTCCCTGGGCATCACGTCGTGTTTTTTGAGTGTGCTGCCCGCTGGCCGGCCCTACGGGATCTGTTCCTCCTGAATGCGTGGAATTCCAACTGTTATATGCCCATTCTTCACCGACACCTATTCTGTCCATTCTGCTCAGGTGATTTTTTGCCGCGTACTCCCATTCTGCCTCTGTAGTCATGCGATACCGACGACCTGTTAACTGGCTTAACCGGCAGGCAAATTCCATGGCATCGTACCAGGTCATACCTGTGTGGGAGTCCTCAGGACGGCCGAAACCCGAAGGGCTTTGTTCCATTACTGCTTCCCACAGACCCCTTGTCACCTCGGTTTTACCAATGAAATAGCTGCTGACTGTCACACCCGAAACGGGGTCTGTATCGGGTGGGCAGTTATCGCTTTCGCATCCTATAGTAAATGTGCCGCCAGGGATGAAGAGCATCTCAAAAGATTCACCGTTTACAGTTTCCGTGAAATCGTCCAACTCAACTGCTATTGCTTCCAGTGTGATATCAATGTCTTCCAGGATATAGCCGCTCAGAGGATAGCGTTTCGTGGCGTATCCGAAAGCGGCAACGACCAGTGTATCTACAAAATCAGACTGGACTGCTGCTGATCTATGAAGCTCAGAAGTTCTAACTGTACTGGTTTTGCTGTAGCTGGTAAGATCAAACCCCCTCTGATTCGCTGTTACATATCTGAATACACTCCTGTTGCCATCATGGAGCACAGAAACAACATAAACACCTGAACCAAGCCTGTTCATCGGTAATGCTACTCTGTTTAACCCTGGGTTTAGCTGCCCGGAAGTATATTCATACACCTTTCTTCCGGACATGGAATAAACCGATAATCCGATATCAGACGGTGTTGTAAGGTTAACATCTACACCATTACCTTTAAGCGCGGCATAGGGGGTAGAAGGCTGTATACGATTTTTGGTAATTGAGGTAGTCTCAGGGGTAAGTACAAACTGGCCATCAGAGTTGGTGAAGGTAGTTATGCTCTGATCGCTTTGAAGCTTCACTTCTGCATTTTCTACCGGGTTACCCGATTTATCAACTACACTACCTGCCAGGCTAACTTCACCGGCACTAAGTGATGAGTAAAGAAAGGTAACCAGCATGATAACTGAACAGAATGATTTTTTAGTCATGATCGATGACTCCCTCAATTAAGTAAGTGTTGTCTTTTCAAAGCAAAGCAGGGCAGTAAATTTGGTTGATTGCAAGAGCGCGTGTTATCCCATTATTCAGTATTGATAGTACCAGGTTTTGTTTCTGATTATTTTTTAATACTCATTATTTAGGGATAGTACTGCTCCAAATGGCTCCACCAATAGTCCCTTCAAAAATTGTAATATAAAGGAAAGGGTTTAAAAAAACACTGCATATTTGGCAGAGCAGGATGATTCTGTTGAATAGAGTATCAACAAACCTGGGTTTGGATAACTACTTTTTTCTTCAGTATTGACGTTTATGCTCTGATTATGGAGACTATGGCCTACTACGCAGTAGCAATGCTACTGAGGCTTAGATTTCAGGATTCTATTACTCATAATACTGTTTAGCCCTATAGTGGATAAGCTTACCTTTGCATGATCGAATCTATAAACGACATTTCATTAAGAATTGGCTCGACCACTTGGTAAAAACAGCATTGAAACGAACTGTTACCCACAACTAAATCCTTTTGCTTTGTTTTCAGCTTTATTTAATCCACAACCTCACTTCTTGGAAAAACTGTAATTTGTGCGAATTGATTGCAATTTTGCTCCTAAGCGAGCTGGTGGGGAGATAGTGCCTCCCTGGAAACTGTACCGGACACAGGCTCGGTCATAAAAACTTTACAATACTATTTTAAAGTAGTATTTTGCTAAAAGTATAAATTATGCCTGAAGTGTTTAACTGGGAGAGATATGATTGAACATGACGAATTGTTAACAGAAACACCGATAAGCTTTGGCTGGAAAACTACCATGGCCAACAAGCTGTTTTTTATGATATTTTCAATTGTAATATTGGCTCTGATCATTTTACAATTCTTTTTAGAGTCGATACGTATACCTTTTTATCCAGGAATAAACCAAAATGCGGTGAATTTTATTTTTAATTATGCTACTGCATTTTATATCTATAGTACAATCCATTTAGGCTCCTTGAGTATCGGTCTGAAGTTTATTGAAGATAAACCTGTCAGTCTCTTTTCAGATTTATTTGTCTCAATCCAAACAATAGTTATAAACTTTATTGCAACAATATTTTTTACGTTTATAATTAGTGTGCCAATAGCAATAGCAACCGCAATCGCAATTTATAACACCGAGGCTTTGTTTCTATTTTTATTGGCAATCATAGCTTCGTTTATACTAGCATTAAAATACCAGTTTTATCCTTACGTGATTGTTGATCTTGGCGTAAATCCGATTCAAGCACTGAAGATATCAAGCATAATAACAAAGAATAATAAGTTGGAAGTATTTTTACTACATTTAATTCTGGTCTTTGTAAATATAATCGGGCTACTGTGTTTTGGTATAGGTTTGCTTTTCACAATACCTATATCAGTTCTTTCGTGTTCTTACCAATATGCTCAGTTGAGAGGTGTCGCAATAGGTAAAGTAGACAGTTATAATGAACCATTGAATGCTGAAGGACAAGTTTAAAACTAAATAACGTGTTCAAAGGACTAGCGGGAAGGTAATTTGATTAGTTGGACGGATGTTGTTAGTTCTTAGAATGCGTTTTTACTACCGCTGCATTTAGTAACGGTTTCGACTTCAAATTTGACTCATCATTTTAAGTGAATAATGGGTGAAAAGAGTGTTAAAAGAGCAAAATGCTGTATACCCGAACAATGGCGCTCTAAGGGCAGATGTAACAGAAACGAAAAAATCAGAGACAGGCTTGCCTCAAAAGCCGTAGTCCGGTTCTGGCCCGTGAGGTATTGTTTGAGCTTTGTCTACAGGTGGAGGATGCGGAAGCTCTTTTATGCAATGGCAGTGGAGCAGCATCTTTTCTGATATTTGACTGGTGTCTCTCAAATCAAACTAATGATCTTCACCCTACTGCCACAAGCGCCAGCTCTATATCGGTGTTTGCAAGGACGGTATTGTTATCACTGCACAATTTGTACGGTTCCGTACTGCTGAGCAGAAAAATCACCGTGCATACGTACAATGTAGGTTCCTGACCGTAACGGGACAGGAAATGTATGGTGCCCGTGTGTATCAAAACTGAAAACAGCTCTGCCATTAAGCCGGTAGAGAGTGAGCCCGTCATAATAGTGTGGAATGAAAAGCGATTGTTTGTTCAACTGTATACCAGTGGTTTTGCCAATCACTGCTGTGGTTCCTGAGCTTTTACTTACTGATGTAACTCCGGTATATTGTTTTAATACACTCATATGTGGTCTGTGCTGACCATTTTTCGGTTCACAGCTCAAAGGGTAATCTCCCCACCAGGGCCCGCCTGCCCAGTAGGTACCGCTGACACCATTTTCCTCAAGGTATGCAAGAAAATTTTCCAGTGTAACCAACCACCGTGGATCATCATCGGGAATACCATATTCTCCAACAAATCCCCTGAAGTTGTTTTCCTGAAGCCATTGCACGAAAGGCTTCACCCTCTCTACCCCTGTTTCAGGGGAAGCGTTTTCATCATCGTAGCTGTGCTGGTATCGTCCGGAGGCATCGCGGTCAAAGTACTGATGAGCCTGGAAGATGATGTTGTCGTATGGATCAATGAGATCCCCAAGATGGGCACTTGCCGAAAGCCACCGTTGAGCGCTGCTCCAGTCATCGCCGCTGACGATAACAGCAGTCGCAGTGTCAACCTCCCGTATGGCATCAATTGCAGCCTGTGCCGCATCAAACCAGGAATATTGCCCCATATCGTGGGGTTCATTACAAAGATCATATCCCCAAATGGAAGCTTCATCCCGGTAGTGCTCAGCAAACCTTCGCCAAAAGTCCGCAAACGCTCTAACTGATAGTTCCTGAGATCCAATGATGTGTATCTGGTCATCCATGACTCTGCGTGCATAGTTGTGCATATCAGGAATTACCCACATGCCTCTTTCGCTCACACCGTCGATAAAAGCATCCATCCTTTGGAGCTCAAGGGAGTCCAATTCAGAATACAGTTCTCTTTGCATCCGCTCCCATCGAAAGGGTAACCGGATAAGTTTCAGGCCCTTAGCAGCGTAATAATCAAGAGAGCTAACATCAGGGTAGGTGTAGTCAGATCCGTATACTCCCGGGTACTGGTTTCCAAACTCTGCAGAAGCCAGATTTACCCCAAACAGATGCCCGGAAAATCCCTGACCATAAAAAACAAAGAGTAAGACCAGTAGCCAATTATGCAGGTTGAAAAAGTGCCTGCGGTACTGGACTGAATTTCCTGCTGTGTGCATCATAGTATTTCTTCCTCGTAATTCACTGGACATTCAGATGAAAATGGTGGCTTATTTAATTCCTGGTTCATAGGATCGTAGCTTAATTTCGGCTATACTGCAATAACTGAATTACAATTTTGGTGAAGGGGGAATGGTTAGGGCCACACTAGGAAACAAACCTTATTGATCGATCCAATCCTATTTACCTACTTCATTTTTGTACCAGGTTAAGTTGTTTTTATGATTCATAATTGTACCTGTCTGAACCAAAATTGTAGTGAGAACTGAAAATCAGTACTTTAGGTTTCTTGAAGAGGGTGATAGTAGAAGTTTGTTAACTGAAAAGTGTGAAGAGGCGCAAAACAGTACATATTAGCTGTTTTTTATCGCTACAGGTAGACTAACCACTATTTAAAAGTGACTCTTTCACTATTATAATATAGTCATATTTAATTTACTGTCAATCCTAAAAGTATATGGCATGTTCATTGCATATTTACGGCAACAAGAGCGCTCTGATCACAGGTCATAAACAATCATCAGGAGCATTAAAATGAGAAAAATTGCCATTTATGGAAAAGGCGGAATTGGAAAGTCAACCACCACACAAAATACTGTTGCTGGTCTTGCGGAGATGGGAAAGAAGGTTATGGTCGTTGGATGTGATCCCAAAGCAGACTCTACAAGGCTTCTGCTTGGAGGCCTTGCCCAAAAGACAGTACTCGATACGTTACGAGAAGAGGGTGAAGATGTTGAACTTGAAGATATTATACGGGAAGGTTATGGCAAAACACGATGTGTAGAATCCGGCGGTCCCGAACCTGGTGTTGGTTGTGCAGGCAGAGGGATAATAACTTCCGTTAACTTGCTTGAGCAATTGGGGGGGTACAGCGATGATTGGGAGCTGGATTATGCCTTTTATGATGTGCTTGGTGATGTTGTATGCGGTGGATTCGCAATGCCGATACGTGAAGGAAAAGCGCAGGAGATCTATATCGTGGTATCGGGCGAAATGATGGCAATGTATGCATGTAATAATATATGCAAAGGTATCGTTAAGTTTGCCGATGCCGGTGGTGTGCGTTTGGGTGGTATAATTTGTAATTCTCGGAAGGTAGATAATGAGAGAGAAATGATTCAAGAGTTTGCAAAAAAATTAGGATCCCAGATGATACATTTTGTTCCCCGTGATAACATGGTACAAAAAGCAGAGATTAACCGTAAAACAGTAATTGATTACGATCCTACACATTCTCAGGCAGATGAATACAGGCAACTTGCGAAAAAAGTGGACGAAAATGAACTGAAGGTGATTCCAAAACCTCTGGAAATTAATGAGCTGGAAAACCTACTTGTCGAGTTCGGTATTGTGTAATTCTTTGATTCATAACCTTCATCAATTCAGGAGTAAACTATGTTAATGATTAGAGCAATAGTTCGTCCCAATAAAGCCGACGATGTACTCGCAGGATTGCTTGAGGCCGGGTATCCGGCCGTAACAAAAATCTCTGTTTACGGCAGAGGTAAACAGAGAGGCTTGACAGCAGGGGGGGTGACCTATGATGAATTACCGAAAGAACTTCTTTTGAGTGTTATAAAAGATAAAGATAAGGAATTTGTGATAAATACGATTATTGAGTGTGCAAGGACGGGACGCGAAGGGGTCTACGGTGATGGTAAAATTTTTGTCTCTCCGGTACTGGAATCCTACACGATAAGTTCAGGTGTAAAAGAAACTTCAGAGGAGGGTTAAGAATGAAAGAAGTCCTGGCGATAATTCGAATAAATAAAATCAACGACACAAAAAAAGCTCTTAACGAGGCGGGTATAACCTCGTTTAGCGCCACCGGCCGGGTCCTTGGAAGAGGAAAAGGAACGGTAGATTTTCGTGTCCTCCAAGGTGCCCAGGAGGGATTGCCAGAAGCGATCCCGCTTCTGGGGGATGGTCCACGTTTGGTGCCAAAACGCTTGATCACCGTAGTTGTTTCGGATGATTGGGTAGATAGAACTGTTGAAGCAATTATCAGTGTTAACCAAACTGGTACCGCTGGTGACGGAAAAATATTTGTGATGCCAATTATGGAAGCCACCCGTGTGCGGACCGGAGAGACGGTGTCCGGATTATCGGGGGGAACAGTTCTTGATTCCTCAGGAGGTTTGGAAAAATGAAAAAGGTTATAAATAACGGAAACAAGCTTAAAGGTGATATTCTTGAAAAATATCCTACAAAAGTTGCCAGAAAGAGAAGTAAATCGTTTGTAGTAAATGATCCGGATAATCCTCCTGAAATTCAGGCAAATGTGCGTACTGTTCCCGGTATTCTCACCCAGCGGGGATGTTGCTATGCTGGGTGTAAAGGAGTCGTACTGGGACCTACCCGGGATATAATTAACCTTACTCATGGACCTATCGGTTGTGGTTTCTATAGCTGGTTAACAAGAAGAAATCAAACACGTACAGGTCCTGAAGACGATAACTACATGACCTACTGTTTTTCCACTGATATGCAGGATGAAAATATCGTCTTCGGTGGAGAAAAGAAACTCAGGCAGGCAATTCAGGAAGCGTACGATCTGTTTCATCCTAAAGCGATCGCGATTTTCTCAACGTGTCCGGTCGGTTTGATTGGTGACGATGTCCATGCGATATCGAGAGAAATGAAAGAAAAACTTGGGATTAATGTGTTTGGATTCTCCTGTGAAGGATATAAAGGTGTTTCGCAATCAGCCGGTCATCATATTGCAAACAATCAGATTTTCAAACATGTGGTGGGTCAGAATAATGAGGAGGTGGAGGGTAAATTCAAAATTAATTTGCTCGGTGAGTACAACATTGGAGGAGATTCTTTTGTTATAGAAAATCTGTTGGAGCGATGCGGAATCACACTTGTCTCTACTTATAGTGGTAACTCCACAATCGATCAGTTTGAACAGTCACACATGGCAGACCTCAATTGCATTATGTGTCACAGATCAATCAATTACGTTGCCGATATGATGGAAACAAAGTTCGGAATTCCCTGGATCAAAGTTAATTTTATCGGTGCTGATGCCACTGCCAAATCGTTACGAAAAATTGCACAGTATTTTGATGATAAGAAACTGATGGCCAAAGTTGAAAAAGTAATTGAAGAAGAAATGGTTGCTGTTGAGCAAACAATTAAGGAGGTTAAACCACGCCTGGAAGGCAAAAAGGTAATGTTGTTTGTCGGTGGAAGCCGGGCTCACCACTACCAGTACCTGTTTTC
This window contains:
- a CDS encoding P-II family nitrogen regulator — its product is MLMIRAIVRPNKADDVLAGLLEAGYPAVTKISVYGRGKQRGLTAGGVTYDELPKELLLSVIKDKDKEFVINTIIECARTGREGVYGDGKIFVSPVLESYTISSGVKETSEEG
- a CDS encoding SUMF1/EgtB/PvdO family nonheme iron enzyme, producing the protein MTKKSFCSVIMLVTFLYSSLSAGEVSLAGSVVDKSGNPVENAEVKLQSDQSITTFTNSDGQFVLTPETTSITKNRIQPSTPYAALKGNGVDVNLTTPSDIGLSVYSMSGRKVYEYTSGQLNPGLNRVALPMNRLGSGVYVVSVLHDGNRSVFRYVTANQRGFDLTSYSKTSTVRTSELHRSAAVQSDFVDTLVVAAFGYATKRYPLSGYILEDIDITLEAIAVELDDFTETVNGESFEMLFIPGGTFTIGCESDNCPPDTDPVSGVTVSSYFIGKTEVTRGLWEAVMEQSPSGFGRPEDSHTGMTWYDAMEFACRLSQLTGRRYRMTTEAEWEYAAKNHLSRMDRIGVGEEWAYNSWNSTHSGGTDPVGPASGQHTQKTRRDAQGTVDNITGRLIRSIEGAGPALRLAVSAEMNYPPEMVPPCELSAPQMGDEPVNSYRDPRWVTGSDAHWTVGSIAIGSFDLRVWEDGTARLGTTNGQWFTSNNIAFVFVPNSGSSVHFAYIFLDETQASLISDQGFGFGSRGYIGRIVKESTDYYEKPSISDLQSGAQLAASAGDNYRMVDMINIPESAREQDPRLLDGPDHGWFQDNSSAGGVHHYRKDIDPDEFRFTVNQRSSSVMLANGEWFTVNNTFLRITHSDGYTADYLYAIDDNGTLYHNSFMAYERGDFRMFSVTENNSAAFSATCGSICEGEVPKGEGSSLYSRMDNGHSTFVPAPCPPGGCE
- a CDS encoding glycoside hydrolase family 5 protein: MMHTAGNSVQYRRHFFNLHNWLLVLLFVFYGQGFSGHLFGVNLASAEFGNQYPGVYGSDYTYPDVSSLDYYAAKGLKLIRLPFRWERMQRELYSELDSLELQRMDAFIDGVSERGMWVIPDMHNYARRVMDDQIHIIGSQELSVRAFADFWRRFAEHYRDEASIWGYDLCNEPHDMGQYSWFDAAQAAIDAIREVDTATAVIVSGDDWSSAQRWLSASAHLGDLIDPYDNIIFQAHQYFDRDASGRYQHSYDDENASPETGVERVKPFVQWLQENNFRGFVGEYGIPDDDPRWLVTLENFLAYLEENGVSGTYWAGGPWWGDYPLSCEPKNGQHRPHMSVLKQYTGVTSVSKSSGTTAVIGKTTGIQLNKQSLFIPHYYDGLTLYRLNGRAVFSFDTHGHHTFPVPLRSGTYIVRMHGDFSAQQYGTVQIVQ
- a CDS encoding P-II family nitrogen regulator — its product is MKEVLAIIRINKINDTKKALNEAGITSFSATGRVLGRGKGTVDFRVLQGAQEGLPEAIPLLGDGPRLVPKRLITVVVSDDWVDRTVEAIISVNQTGTAGDGKIFVMPIMEATRVRTGETVSGLSGGTVLDSSGGLEK
- the nifH gene encoding nitrogenase iron protein, with the translated sequence MRKIAIYGKGGIGKSTTTQNTVAGLAEMGKKVMVVGCDPKADSTRLLLGGLAQKTVLDTLREEGEDVELEDIIREGYGKTRCVESGGPEPGVGCAGRGIITSVNLLEQLGGYSDDWELDYAFYDVLGDVVCGGFAMPIREGKAQEIYIVVSGEMMAMYACNNICKGIVKFADAGGVRLGGIICNSRKVDNEREMIQEFAKKLGSQMIHFVPRDNMVQKAEINRKTVIDYDPTHSQADEYRQLAKKVDENELKVIPKPLEINELENLLVEFGIV